The genomic window GCTCCACCCGGGTGACCACACCCTCGTGGGCCGGTCGCGCGGGTCTGTTCGCCATAACTGCACCTCACTGCCGGTGGAAAAGACTCAGACAGGTAAGGCTACCCTTATTCCCGGCGATCTACCGTCTCGCCGCTGGATTCTTGAAAGTCTGACACGATCAAGATCGCCGGAGCTTCGTTTTCCTGAATACTCTCCGTATTCGACCCTTCCGGGCCATGATTCATGCACCGGCGGCTCCCCATCTCCAGATACTGATACGGGAAACAGGCGGGACCCGATGGGTCCCGCCTGTTCACCTACGCGCTATTCAGCGCCAGTTGTTCCGGGGGCGGGCCCGCATGAAGGCCGCGATCACGAGACCGACCAGGACCAGCACCGCGCCGCCGCCGATCCAGACCAGGTTGCTGCTGATCAGGTTGAACGAGCTGCTCTGGGTCGCCGGCGGCTCGGCCAGGTTGTCCGAGGTGCTCTCCGCGTCGGGAGCGCCGTTGCCGGGGTCGTCGGCCAGGGCCGGGCCGTCGGTGTCGGTCGCCTCGGGCTCCGGCTCGTCGATCTCCGCAGCGGTGGTCGCCTTCTTGGTGCTCTTCGGCGTCGCCGTGGTGGTGTTCTCGGACTCCGTCTCGGTGGACTCCGATTCGGTGGTCTTCGTGGTGGTCGCCTTGGCCGTCGGGGAGGGGCTCGGCTTGGTGCCCGAGGACGTGGCGTCCTCGTCCTCGTCGTTGTCCTCGGTGTCCCGGGAGATGGTGGCCTTCGGCGTGGCGGTGAACGTGGTCACGTCCGTCTTCGGTGTGAGGGTCACGACCGGCGCGGACGGCGTCACCTCACCGGTGTTGGGGTTGTTGCCCCCGTTGTTCCCACCGCCGTTGTTGCCGCCGTTGTTGTTCCCACCGCCGTTGTTGCCCCCGCCGTTGTTGTTCCCACCGCCGTTGTTGCCCCCGCCGCCGTTGTTCCCGCCGCCGTTGTTGCCGCCGCCGTTGTTGTTACCGGCGGCGCGGGCGGTGACCCGGACGGAGTCGAGGGCGGGCGTCTGGTTGGCGCGCTCCATCATCGGGATGCGGTGCGAACCGTCACCGGCCCACGACGAGCACTGGAAGGTGCCCTCCTGGGGCAGGCCGGGCACCTGGATCACGACGGTGTCGGGCTCGGAACCACCCTTGCTGTCCTCGGTGGCGACGAAGAACGCCGGCACCGGCTCCGGCGCGGGCGCCTGGTTCTGGCTGTCCAGGATCCGGCAGGCGGTGTGGAAGTGGCCACGGACCAGGCCGTTCTGCAGAACGCTGCTCTCCACGTAGTAACCGCCCTGGCCGGCCGCGAGGAAACGGTCCCGGATCAGGTTGCGGGTGCTGATGCGGAGCTGGAACGCCGCACCGACGACGACGTTGCGTGGGGCTTCGGTGATCAGCAGGGTGGGGTTGTTGGCGGCCGCGCCGACCTCGCCGAACTCGGTGGACACGCAGCGCTCGCCGCGCTGGAAGCCGTCGTGCGGCGCCAGATCGCTGTCGATGCAGGTGTCGGTGAGGATGGTCAGGTTGTTGCCGACCACCTTGCCGGCGCCGCTCTCGGTGGCGGCCTTGGTGGAGACACCTGGAGTCTCGGCGGCGGAGGCGAACTGGGTGAAGCCGATGACTCCGCCGATGGCGGTGAGCACCGCGCCGGCGGCCAACAGCCGGGTACGTGTCTGACCCGAGCTTCGCATGACGGAACCTTCTTCTTCCGATTTCCCGGACGGCGGCCGCCCCGATGGGTTCAAGCACGGGCAGCCGACGCCCAGACGTTAGGAGGAAGCCTTACAGAAAGCAATTCCGGAACTTGAATTAGGAAGTTCTTACAGCCCACTTAAAAAAGATTTATGGGAGTGGGCTCGAACTCCGGACATCAGCCGAACGGATGATGTCGAGGGTTCACCGGATCTGGGAGGAAAGTCCCTGAGCAGGGAGGTTATCTGATGAACCTGTGAACGGACGGTCGCCCTACGCTATCCACAATCCGCGCGCCGCATAGACGTCCCGGAGTATCTCGATACGGTCCGTCATGATGCCGTCGACTCCCATGTCGATTAGCCGTTCGATTTCGGCGGGATCGTCGACGGTCCAGATGTGAACGGCCAATCCGAGCCGGTGCAGGTAGGCCAGAAATCGCGCAGTGAGCACGGTGACGGGTCCGTGCCGGACCGGGATCTGGGCGGCGACCGCCGACGGGGGCAGTCGCAGCGGCAGTCCGGCGATCGCGGCCGCCCACAGCCGGGCGACCGCGCGCTGGCCGAGGGAAGTGGCGATCCGGGGGCCGCCGAGCGCCCGGACCCGGGCGAGCCGGGCGTCGTTGAACGAGCCGAGCAGCACCCGGTCCCCGGCACCGGTACGCCGCACCGCTTCGAGTGCCGGCGTGACCACCGCGTCGGCCTTGACCTCGATGTTGAACCGGGTCGACGGCCAGGCGTCGAGCACCTCGTCGAGGCGGGGCAGCAGCGACTCCCCAGCGATCCGCACGGTGGACAGATCGGCCCAGGTCAGGTCGGCGACCCGGGCGTCGAGACCGGTCATCCGTTGCAGGCCGGGGTCGTGGATGACGACCGGTACGCCGTCGGCGCTGGCGTGCACGTCGGTCTCGATGTGCCGGTAGCCCATCGCGACGGCCCGTCCGAAGGCGGCGGCGGTGTTCTCGTCGCCGTCGGCGGCCCCGCCGCGATGGGCGAAGGCGAGTGGGGCGGGCGCGTCGAGGAACGGGTGCGGCACAGGGGCAGTATGCCGGGCTTTGTTCCACGTGTGTAAAAGACCTGTCGGCCCATTGACCACGGCCTCGCGCCTGATGATCCTAGGTGCCACGGCCGGGGGCTGAGCACGGAAGGCAGGGCACGAAACTGAACACCATCGAGGACGACGTGACGGTTCGCCGGCCGCTGCGTTCCCGGGCGCTCAAGAACCGTCTGGTGACCCGGCGTTTCGGAGTCCGCAGCCGGGCCCGGCTGCGATTCACCCCCCGGTGGCCCTGCCGGCGATGGCCGTCGGGCAAAGGCTGATCGGATGACCGGTCCCGCGGTGGTGATCATCGGTGCCGGGATCGTCGGGTGCGCGCTGGCCGACGAACTGACCGCACGGGGCTGGACCGACGTCACCGTGCTGGACCAGGGACCGCTCTTCACCGCCGGTGGTTCCACCTCGCACACTCCGGGCCTGGTGTTCCGGATCGACGCCTCACGGACGATGACCCGGCTGGCCCGGTACACCGCGGAGAAGTACGCCCGGCTCGGCTGTTTCGAGGCGGTCGGCAGTCTCGAGGTGGCGGCCACGCCGGAGCGGCTGGCCGAGTTGCACCGCCGGTTCGGGTTCGGCCGGTCGTGGGGTGTCGCGTCCACTGTCGTCGACCCCGCCGCCTGTGTGGCGCTCTTCCCGTTGCTGGACGGCGCTGCCGTACTCGGCGGGTTGCATGTCCCGGACGACGGTCTGATCCCGGCCGTCCGGGCCGCCGAGATCCAGGCCGCGCGGGCCGCGAACGCCGGCGCGCGGTTTATCGGGAATAGGCGAGTCGACAATGTCTTATCGAATAATGGCCGGGTGACCGGTGTCCGGACCGCGGACGGCGAGACCTTCCCGGCCGCGGTGGTGATCGAGTGCACCGGGTTCTGGTCCACCGGGCGGCCGCTGATCCCGATGGTCCAGCAGTACGTCCGGACCACCCCGGCCGGTGCCGCCGACAGCCTGCCGATCCTGCGCCATCCCGACCGGGACCTGTACTTCCGGGCGCACGGCGACCGGATCGGTATCGGCTCCTACCGTCTCGTTCCGGGTCCGGACGACCTCGACGATCTGCCCGGTGACGGGCGCCCGGCGATGCTGCCGTTCACCCGGGACGGTTTCCGGTCGTCGTGGACGGCGGCCACCGAGCTGATCCCGGCACTGCGCGGGACCGCCATCGACGACGCCTTCAACGGTGTGCTCGCGATGACCGCGGACGGTTTTCCGCTAC from Actinoplanes derwentensis includes these protein-coding regions:
- a CDS encoding glycerophosphodiester phosphodiesterase — protein: MPHPFLDAPAPLAFAHRGGAADGDENTAAAFGRAVAMGYRHIETDVHASADGVPVVIHDPGLQRMTGLDARVADLTWADLSTVRIAGESLLPRLDEVLDAWPSTRFNIEVKADAVVTPALEAVRRTGAGDRVLLGSFNDARLARVRALGGPRIATSLGQRAVARLWAAAIAGLPLRLPPSAVAAQIPVRHGPVTVLTARFLAYLHRLGLAVHIWTVDDPAEIERLIDMGVDGIMTDRIEILRDVYAARGLWIA